The following proteins are encoded in a genomic region of Reichenbachiella sp.:
- a CDS encoding TetR/AcrR family transcriptional regulator, which translates to MLTKAEKTKQFILEKISPYFNKHGYTGTSMADITKITGLTKGAIYGNFKDKEELALEAFNYNIRIGVGRIGDHMNPNSDGITRLLEIIDFFKVYYTSQRLHGGCPMQNVGVDSIHHNNTLHKRVVSVINKLIRQLADIIDLAKEEGTVKSTIDSMKYANKIYAQIQGGIFVSNMLDNYDHLTEIMKHVEYMIDNEMRV; encoded by the coding sequence ATGTTGACGAAAGCCGAAAAAACAAAGCAATTTATCCTGGAGAAGATCAGCCCTTACTTCAATAAACACGGCTATACCGGTACGAGCATGGCCGACATTACCAAGATTACAGGATTAACGAAAGGCGCCATTTATGGTAATTTCAAAGACAAAGAAGAACTCGCCCTAGAAGCGTTCAACTATAATATAAGAATTGGAGTTGGCCGGATTGGTGACCATATGAATCCTAACTCAGATGGAATTACCAGACTACTAGAGATCATAGACTTTTTCAAAGTCTACTATACTTCACAGCGATTACACGGGGGTTGTCCCATGCAAAATGTGGGTGTAGACTCCATCCATCATAACAATACTTTACACAAAAGAGTCGTCTCAGTAATCAATAAACTTATTCGTCAGTTAGCTGATATTATTGATTTGGCTAAGGAAGAAGGAACGGTAAAATCAACCATTGATTCTATGAAGTACGCGAATAAAATATATGCACAAATCCAGGGTGGCATTTTTGTTTCTAATATGCTTGACAACTATGATCATCTAACCGAAATCATGAAGCATGTCGAATACATGATTGATAACGAAATGAGAGTATAA
- a CDS encoding alpha/beta fold hydrolase has product MIKLIQTYFKIASAVAPTLAGNHAFELFQRPLNKKIRKKEMSFFKVAKLFKIKHYLEDIHCYELGNPAGKLVLLVHGWESNAASMSAIGLKLAEAGHHVILFNLPAHGFSKLKKANIKMCKEVLLEVINHLNPKQPFSIVSHSFGSAVTAYALSKTTHQVDQLIFLTSPNKITQIFEDYANFIGLNQKALKQLCQRAENILHEPLEGIRTDLLHKKIRYNRLLLIHDSQDKVIPKANSISIYNQWPNSELELLENTGHYKMLWNEEVIESVMKQFSSSETEEKSLYAVAF; this is encoded by the coding sequence ATGATAAAACTTATCCAAACCTATTTTAAGATTGCCTCTGCTGTCGCACCGACTTTAGCCGGCAATCACGCTTTCGAATTGTTTCAAAGACCTTTGAATAAGAAAATTCGGAAGAAAGAAATGTCCTTTTTCAAAGTGGCTAAACTGTTTAAAATCAAGCATTATCTGGAAGACATCCACTGCTATGAACTGGGTAACCCGGCCGGCAAACTAGTACTACTCGTTCATGGCTGGGAGTCCAACGCGGCTAGCATGTCGGCCATAGGCTTAAAGCTGGCTGAAGCCGGACATCATGTGATTCTCTTTAATTTACCGGCCCATGGCTTTTCCAAGCTCAAAAAAGCCAATATTAAAATGTGTAAAGAGGTGCTCCTTGAAGTCATTAACCACCTCAATCCGAAGCAGCCCTTCTCCATTGTTTCTCATTCCTTTGGGTCGGCAGTAACAGCCTATGCCCTATCCAAAACTACTCACCAGGTGGATCAATTGATATTTTTGACCAGCCCAAATAAGATTACACAGATTTTCGAAGACTACGCCAACTTCATTGGCCTGAATCAAAAAGCCTTGAAGCAATTGTGTCAGCGAGCTGAGAATATTCTTCACGAACCACTGGAAGGCATACGAACAGATTTGCTCCATAAGAAAATCAGGTACAATCGCCTGCTTCTCATACATGACTCGCAAGACAAGGTCATACCCAAAGCCAACTCTATTTCCATCTACAATCAATGGCCTAATTCTGAATTGGAGTTGCTCGAAAATACCGGACACTATAAAATGCTCTGGAATGAAGAAGTAATTGAAAGCGTGATGAAACAATTTTCCTCCTCGGAAACTGAAGAAAAAAGTCTATATGCCGTAGCCTTTTAA
- a CDS encoding zinc dependent phospholipase C family protein — protein MKKYFLIFLILTTSLALSSYRWGFYAHRRINRLAVFTIPPELIGFYKKHIVYLTENAINPDQRRYAVEGEAPRHYIDLDIYGDSALQVVPHNWFDAVEKYTEDTLQAYGIVPWHIVLMKYQLTKAFEERDLDRILRYSADIGHYIGDSNVPLHTTENYNGQLTGQYGIHGFWESRLPELYADDYDFFVGKAEYVENVQERAWEAVTAAHLAMDSVLRFEKELSKKFPESKKYSYEERGNSTIRVYSQKYAHAYDQMLDGMVERRMRASIKMVGDIWFTCWVDAGQPDVNALMLLETGEKEKKKMEEEKKKWEKRTVKSRDHN, from the coding sequence TTGAAAAAGTACTTTCTTATTTTTCTGATTTTAACGACAAGCCTTGCCCTGTCTTCTTATCGTTGGGGATTTTATGCGCATAGAAGAATCAACCGTTTGGCTGTATTTACTATTCCACCGGAGCTCATAGGCTTTTATAAAAAGCACATTGTGTATTTGACTGAAAATGCCATCAATCCTGATCAGCGCCGATATGCCGTAGAAGGAGAGGCACCGAGGCACTATATCGATTTGGATATTTATGGTGATAGTGCGTTGCAAGTGGTGCCTCACAACTGGTTCGATGCGGTAGAAAAGTATACCGAAGACACCCTGCAGGCGTATGGTATTGTACCCTGGCATATTGTTCTGATGAAGTATCAACTGACGAAGGCCTTTGAAGAACGGGATCTCGACAGAATTCTAAGGTATTCGGCAGACATTGGTCATTATATCGGTGATTCGAATGTGCCCTTACATACCACAGAAAATTACAATGGCCAACTGACTGGGCAATATGGTATTCATGGCTTTTGGGAATCCAGACTTCCTGAGTTGTATGCGGATGATTATGATTTTTTCGTAGGCAAGGCCGAATATGTCGAAAACGTACAGGAGCGAGCTTGGGAGGCCGTGACAGCGGCCCACCTGGCGATGGACTCCGTGCTTCGTTTTGAGAAGGAGCTATCGAAGAAATTTCCAGAGAGCAAAAAGTACTCTTACGAAGAAAGAGGTAACTCAACCATAAGGGTCTATTCACAGAAGTATGCTCATGCGTACGATCAAATGCTCGATGGCATGGTGGAGCGTAGAATGAGAGCCAGTATTAAAATGGTAGGAGATATTTGGTTTACCTGCTGGGTGGATGCTGGTCAACCGGATGTAAATGCCTTGATGTTGTTGGAGACTGGAGAAAAGGAGAAGAAAAAAATGGAAGAAGAAAAGAAGAAATGGGAGAAAAGAACGGTCAAAAGCCGGGACCATAATTGA
- a CDS encoding D-alanyl-D-alanine carboxypeptidase, with protein MTLKQFLFFLAVSSIFTACTTIKSVSNRKMMNKSLSNSPLFDSHLTGFALYNPADSSFLYTWNEDKYFTPASNTKLLTFYAGLTLMRDSLPGLRYLLKGDSLFFTGTGDPTFLHPDFEDQPIYDLLMDSSYSLHYVKPKFKDEPFAPGWSWEDYEYYFQPERTAFPIYGNTIRYVYDSVDDSFSVEPRFFADFAEIREIDSEKLSPYRLQNTSIFSFAPDTARSAYKNSVPFKTSDALTLTLLEDTINRPVHWVEDFEFENSKLAYSRSSMELFAFMLKRSDNLAAEQILYLCATEMRMPLQADPIRLFTQEENLKIYPKPPIWKDGSGLSRYNLVTPKSMIGVLNYISTEISIDQMKQVLSVGGVDGTLKNWYKPKEGELPYVFGKTGTLSNNHNLTGIIRTKSGKDLFFSFMNNNYASSSRPVKLEMEKVMRLIYEKY; from the coding sequence ATGACCCTCAAACAGTTTCTCTTTTTCCTGGCCGTTTCTTCCATTTTCACAGCCTGTACTACTATCAAAAGTGTGTCTAATAGAAAGATGATGAACAAGAGTCTTTCAAACTCCCCGTTGTTTGATAGTCACTTGACCGGCTTTGCGCTTTACAATCCTGCGGATAGTTCTTTCCTCTATACCTGGAACGAAGACAAATATTTCACCCCGGCCTCCAATACCAAATTATTGACTTTCTATGCTGGGCTTACCTTGATGAGAGATTCTCTACCAGGGCTTAGATACCTCCTAAAAGGAGATTCTCTATTTTTTACCGGAACAGGCGACCCAACGTTTCTGCACCCGGATTTTGAGGATCAGCCCATTTATGACCTATTGATGGACAGCAGTTATAGTTTGCACTATGTCAAGCCAAAATTCAAAGACGAGCCATTTGCACCAGGCTGGTCATGGGAAGATTATGAATATTATTTTCAACCCGAAAGAACTGCATTTCCAATTTACGGAAACACGATTCGCTATGTCTATGATTCAGTAGACGATAGTTTTTCGGTAGAACCAAGGTTCTTTGCAGACTTTGCGGAAATCAGGGAAATAGATTCTGAGAAGCTCAGTCCTTATCGACTTCAAAACACCAGCATCTTTAGTTTTGCACCTGATACCGCCAGAAGTGCCTATAAAAACAGCGTACCTTTTAAAACATCGGATGCGCTTACACTCACGTTACTAGAAGACACAATCAACAGACCAGTCCACTGGGTAGAGGATTTTGAGTTTGAAAACTCAAAACTGGCTTATAGCCGATCTTCTATGGAGTTATTTGCATTTATGCTCAAACGCAGTGATAACCTTGCAGCGGAACAAATCCTTTATCTATGTGCAACTGAAATGCGCATGCCGCTACAAGCCGATCCAATCAGGCTGTTTACGCAGGAAGAGAATCTTAAAATTTACCCAAAACCACCGATCTGGAAAGATGGAAGTGGTCTATCACGCTACAACCTGGTCACACCCAAAAGCATGATAGGCGTTCTGAATTATATCTCCACTGAAATCAGCATAGATCAAATGAAACAGGTGCTTTCTGTAGGTGGTGTCGACGGGACATTGAAAAATTGGTACAAACCAAAAGAAGGAGAGTTACCCTATGTATTTGGCAAAACTGGAACGCTCAGCAACAACCATAATCTTACCGGCATCATTCGGACCAAATCAGGAAAGGACCTGTTTTTCAGTTTCATGAACAACAACTACGCTTCTAGTTCTCGTCCGGTGAAACTCGAAATGGAAAAAGTAATGCGACTGATTTACGAAAAATACTAA
- a CDS encoding DUF3995 domain-containing protein: MKSQNPIILLLIFSALAGLHFSWALGSHWGFTAALPTTPEGDLLLKPTPLDSAIVGFGLMAFGIYYLLQTQWINKTLPDKLNRIIGWVIPGIFLLRAVGDFKYVGIFKPPMQTAFAQADFFFYSPLCLLIALLGFLVVRPKD, from the coding sequence ATGAAATCCCAAAACCCTATTATCCTCCTTCTAATATTTTCTGCTTTAGCAGGACTCCACTTCTCTTGGGCCTTAGGGAGTCATTGGGGATTTACGGCGGCCTTACCTACTACGCCCGAAGGTGACCTTCTATTAAAACCTACACCTCTAGATTCAGCAATTGTAGGGTTTGGCCTAATGGCTTTTGGCATATATTATTTGCTTCAAACGCAATGGATTAATAAGACACTACCAGACAAACTCAACCGAATTATTGGGTGGGTCATACCTGGCATCTTCCTGCTAAGAGCAGTTGGTGACTTTAAGTATGTGGGTATCTTTAAACCACCCATGCAAACAGCCTTTGCGCAGGCAGACTTCTTCTTCTACTCTCCTCTGTGTCTTCTGATTGCACTCTTGGGTTTTCTGGTCGTTAGACCAAAAGATTAG
- a CDS encoding TolC family protein, which yields MNNQTRKATLVLALLGFFIGNAVQAQDELSLSQAIEQGLANNFSIQIEENKKEQAANLNTWGQAGMFPNISLNASPSISYQDLETDNPFRFGGSNTSTDVSPTLQASWVLFDGMNVRMTKGKLALLEEQSSGNAQIIIENTVQAIILAYYTVLLEERRTEVFANTLNLSRDRYDYVKLKGDLGSAVTFDILRDKNAYLTDSSNYLTQLLNHKNAVRNLNLLLAQPVDKTYQFTDSLSAQETSFSLDELAAAMKSSNSNLRNQYVNLEILQKEIGISRSAMYPRLTFNVSGSNGWNHVELGTPIGPPTDQISGINTTTLSLAANLTLSFTLYNGGKIKNQIKNARIQEQIGQLQIKDLELTLDNSLISSYDRYNLRQNLNSIASVNLETADLNLSMGEERYRNGSINSFNYRDLQITYLQTALVYYQSIYNLIESKTELLRLSGGILSEN from the coding sequence ATGAATAATCAAACTAGGAAAGCCACTTTGGTTTTGGCCCTTTTGGGTTTTTTTATAGGAAATGCAGTACAGGCTCAGGATGAATTGTCGCTGTCTCAAGCTATTGAGCAAGGGTTGGCTAACAACTTTTCCATTCAAATAGAAGAAAATAAAAAGGAGCAAGCGGCCAATCTCAACACCTGGGGGCAGGCTGGGATGTTTCCAAATATTTCATTGAACGCAAGTCCATCAATTTCTTACCAGGACCTTGAAACTGACAACCCTTTTAGGTTTGGGGGTTCAAATACCTCAACAGATGTTTCTCCAACTTTACAGGCCAGTTGGGTGCTGTTTGATGGAATGAATGTAAGGATGACGAAAGGGAAGTTGGCATTATTGGAAGAACAATCAAGCGGTAATGCTCAAATTATTATAGAAAATACGGTGCAGGCTATTATTCTGGCCTATTATACGGTATTGTTGGAAGAAAGAAGAACGGAGGTTTTTGCCAATACACTCAATTTATCCAGAGATAGATATGACTATGTTAAATTGAAAGGAGACTTAGGTAGCGCAGTTACGTTTGACATTCTTCGAGATAAAAATGCTTATTTGACAGATTCGTCAAATTACCTGACTCAGCTATTGAACCATAAAAATGCGGTAAGAAATTTGAATCTGCTTTTGGCACAGCCAGTAGACAAAACTTATCAGTTTACAGACAGTCTCAGCGCTCAGGAAACGAGTTTTAGTTTGGACGAATTGGCAGCAGCCATGAAGTCTTCGAATAGTAACTTGAGAAATCAGTATGTAAATCTTGAAATCTTGCAGAAAGAGATTGGTATTTCGCGCTCAGCCATGTACCCACGTTTAACATTTAATGTATCTGGCAGCAATGGTTGGAATCATGTGGAGTTAGGTACTCCGATCGGACCCCCTACGGATCAAATATCAGGTATAAATACAACTACTTTGTCTTTAGCTGCCAACCTCACACTTTCATTCACGCTCTACAATGGCGGAAAGATCAAGAATCAAATCAAAAATGCTCGCATCCAGGAGCAAATTGGTCAGTTGCAGATCAAAGACTTAGAACTGACTTTGGACAATTCTTTGATTAGTTCTTATGATCGATATAATCTCCGTCAGAATCTGAATAGTATCGCTTCGGTAAACCTCGAAACGGCTGATCTGAATCTCAGCATGGGAGAAGAACGCTATCGTAATGGTAGTATCAACTCCTTTAACTACAGAGACCTTCAAATCACTTATTTGCAAACGGCTTTGGTGTACTATCAGTCCATTTATAATTTGATTGAATCAAAGACTGAACTGCTACGATTAAGTGGTGGAATTTTGAGTGAAAACTAA
- a CDS encoding efflux RND transporter permease subunit produces the protein MRKVIEFFVKYPIWANAIIMVGVFGGLGTYYFNLKKSFFPEREARYVSVNVSYPGASPVEMEEGVTIKIEESLKGLEGIEEVTSTSSENFVNISIRSRDGYDLDELTTEVKNAVDRINAFPVSAEKPVVAKQKSTSMAAYMGIRGTVSLLELKKAAEQVEDDFLKSGFISQVRVSGYSDLEISIEVREQDLRRYNLTFAEVASAIRMNNRDVSGGSIKTVDEEIRIRANSKEFDPSILDEIIVRANPDGTKLHLGKIADVKLQFADVPNKYYSNGKRAINIAVQKLPEEDIEKISKFLDEYVKEFNSQQENIELSMGFDFNSMLEDRLELLIRNFGTGLILVLLTLGFFLSLRLSFWVAMGIPISFCAMFIIGDMAGITINMLTLTGMLLVVGILVDDGIVIAENIYTHFERGKKPHEAAIDGTMEMLPSVFTSVMTTIVAFMPLIFLDNNGFTKEMAIVVIACLAFSLVEAFFVLPAHLSHKWVLEGRKTDGWYHRFREGMEKMIDHVRFNMYSPFIGRLLKHRWISFMAPFVFIVMVLGMFAGGLIKFTPFSRPPIDDINVDLVLKPGTRETVTEEYLWSFERSIWKVHQRMLDEGRIKDTIMTDVDVQLGSTSDRQNTGSHTGAVRIDFDHLDENNISGYEVASKVREEIGLVPEAEKFSVGAANYWGKPVAVSLKSKNIPDLEKAKEEVKDALLKMSDLIDVGDDASAGQRELELKLKPLAYHLGLTQNDITQQIRQGFFGEEVQRLQVNTDEIRVWVRYPKEDRLSITQLESMKVKKNGAEYPLSELADYEIGRGITSINHFNGKRAVQVYAELANSKTTLPPILDKITNEIMPPIMNKYAGLEYSFEGQSRGSQRQTDSFMEILVPVILFMLLFITLNFRSFYQTSLILVLLPLGWACAAFGHFFHDAVVSFVSFYGMLALSGVIVNDAVVMLDQYNRNLKEGMNVMDAINKAGTARFRAILLTSMTTVAGLFPLILEKSFQAQFIIPMAISLAYGVLFGTLFILFFFPVMILCFNDIKVYTTWFFRGIWLSLRAVFWGDHQEILKPTKEEVEPAIIEGKKLAEY, from the coding sequence ATGAGAAAGGTTATAGAATTTTTTGTCAAATACCCCATTTGGGCCAATGCCATTATTATGGTAGGTGTATTTGGTGGGTTAGGAACTTACTATTTTAATCTAAAGAAATCGTTCTTTCCGGAGCGTGAGGCACGTTATGTAAGTGTAAATGTGTCCTATCCTGGGGCTTCTCCTGTGGAAATGGAGGAAGGAGTGACCATTAAAATCGAAGAGTCTCTCAAGGGCTTGGAAGGAATAGAAGAAGTAACTTCAACTTCATCAGAAAACTTTGTCAACATCAGCATTCGATCCAGAGATGGTTATGATTTGGATGAATTGACTACGGAAGTGAAAAATGCAGTCGATCGAATCAATGCCTTTCCGGTGTCGGCAGAGAAGCCTGTAGTGGCCAAACAAAAATCTACCAGTATGGCCGCATACATGGGGATACGAGGTACAGTTTCATTATTAGAACTAAAAAAAGCGGCAGAGCAAGTCGAAGATGATTTTCTGAAGTCAGGTTTCATTTCGCAAGTCAGGGTTTCGGGTTATTCCGATTTGGAGATTTCTATTGAAGTAAGAGAACAAGACCTAAGACGGTACAATCTGACATTTGCTGAAGTGGCCAGTGCCATTCGGATGAACAACCGTGATGTGTCGGGTGGTTCTATCAAAACCGTAGATGAGGAGATTCGTATCCGTGCCAATTCGAAAGAATTTGATCCAAGTATTCTAGATGAAATTATTGTCAGAGCAAACCCTGATGGGACTAAGCTCCATTTAGGGAAGATTGCTGATGTGAAATTGCAATTCGCAGATGTGCCTAACAAGTATTATTCTAATGGCAAACGTGCCATCAATATTGCTGTACAAAAATTACCCGAGGAGGATATAGAAAAGATATCTAAGTTTTTGGATGAGTACGTTAAAGAATTTAACTCACAGCAGGAGAACATCGAGTTATCCATGGGCTTTGACTTCAACTCGATGCTAGAGGATCGGTTGGAGTTGTTGATTAGAAATTTCGGTACGGGGCTGATACTTGTGTTACTGACACTCGGCTTTTTCTTGTCTTTGAGGCTTTCCTTTTGGGTGGCCATGGGAATTCCAATTTCATTCTGTGCCATGTTTATCATAGGAGATATGGCGGGCATTACGATCAACATGTTGACCCTTACAGGGATGCTCTTAGTAGTCGGTATTTTGGTTGATGACGGTATTGTAATTGCAGAAAATATTTATACTCATTTCGAAAGAGGTAAGAAGCCACACGAAGCAGCGATCGATGGGACTATGGAAATGCTGCCGTCAGTATTCACTTCCGTGATGACAACCATTGTTGCTTTTATGCCATTGATCTTTTTGGATAACAATGGCTTTACCAAGGAAATGGCCATTGTGGTGATTGCCTGTCTGGCATTCTCATTAGTGGAGGCGTTTTTTGTGTTGCCTGCTCACTTGTCTCATAAGTGGGTACTGGAAGGTAGGAAAACTGATGGATGGTATCATAGGTTCAGAGAAGGTATGGAGAAAATGATTGACCATGTACGGTTCAATATGTATTCACCGTTTATCGGTAGATTATTGAAACATCGTTGGATCTCCTTTATGGCTCCGTTTGTATTTATTGTCATGGTGCTAGGCATGTTTGCTGGAGGTCTTATCAAGTTCACACCTTTTAGCCGTCCACCAATCGATGATATCAACGTGGATTTGGTATTGAAGCCAGGGACTAGAGAGACCGTGACCGAAGAGTACCTTTGGAGTTTTGAGCGATCGATTTGGAAAGTGCATCAGCGCATGTTGGATGAAGGGAGAATCAAAGACACGATCATGACAGATGTGGATGTCCAATTGGGTTCTACATCAGACAGGCAAAATACAGGTTCTCATACGGGAGCCGTAAGGATTGATTTTGATCATCTCGATGAAAACAATATCTCTGGATACGAAGTTGCTTCTAAAGTTCGTGAAGAAATAGGCCTTGTACCGGAAGCTGAAAAATTCAGCGTAGGGGCAGCCAACTACTGGGGCAAACCTGTCGCAGTCTCTTTGAAGAGTAAGAATATTCCTGATTTGGAAAAAGCCAAAGAAGAGGTGAAAGATGCCTTACTCAAAATGTCTGATTTGATAGATGTAGGAGACGACGCCTCAGCCGGACAGCGCGAGTTGGAGCTGAAGCTGAAGCCACTGGCCTATCATTTGGGCTTGACACAAAATGATATTACCCAGCAAATTCGCCAAGGGTTCTTTGGTGAAGAGGTGCAGCGACTTCAAGTGAATACTGATGAGATTCGAGTGTGGGTGAGATATCCTAAAGAGGACAGATTGAGTATTACTCAGCTGGAATCAATGAAGGTGAAGAAAAACGGAGCCGAGTATCCATTGTCAGAATTGGCAGACTATGAGATTGGCCGTGGCATTACGAGTATCAATCACTTCAATGGCAAAAGGGCCGTACAGGTCTATGCTGAATTGGCTAACTCTAAAACTACTTTACCTCCGATCTTGGATAAGATCACCAATGAGATTATGCCTCCAATCATGAACAAATATGCCGGATTGGAATATAGCTTCGAAGGGCAATCGAGAGGATCACAACGACAAACAGACTCCTTTATGGAGATTCTGGTGCCCGTTATTTTATTCATGCTGCTTTTTATCACATTGAACTTTAGGTCATTTTACCAAACTTCCTTGATTTTGGTGTTGTTGCCACTCGGGTGGGCTTGTGCAGCCTTTGGGCATTTCTTCCACGATGCAGTAGTTTCCTTTGTGAGCTTCTACGGTATGCTGGCTTTGTCAGGAGTAATTGTGAATGACGCGGTAGTGATGTTAGATCAATACAACAGAAACCTGAAAGAGGGAATGAATGTGATGGATGCTATTAACAAGGCAGGTACTGCCAGGTTTAGGGCCATCTTATTGACTTCTATGACGACTGTCGCAGGGCTTTTTCCATTGATATTGGAGAAAAGTTTTCAGGCCCAGTTCATTATACCTATGGCCATTTCATTGGCTTATGGAGTGTTGTTTGGTACGCTTTTTATCCTGTTTTTCTTCCCAGTCATGATCTTATGTTTCAATGATATCAAGGTATACACGACTTGGTTTTTTAGAGGGATATGGCTGAGCTTAAGAGCGGTGTTCTGGGGTGACCATCAGGAAATATTGAAGCCGACGAAGGAAGAGGTGGAACCGGCGATCATCGAAGGAAAAAAATTGGCGGAGTATTAG
- a CDS encoding efflux RND transporter periplasmic adaptor subunit: MRKLVSFAVVILTVVAVYFGYQALSSQKEEPPQRPKPIAKNYVSAKPFQPETVETVIEAFGRVGSAKQLSVIAEVGGKLLRGSSVLKKGSRFKKGQLLCRIDNVEESLTLQARKSSFLHTLASILPDIRIDFPNSFSVWQSYFDGIKLDEKLPALPEPKSSKEKTFLAAKNILSEYYAIKSEEENLKKFHIYAPFNGSIVSINYQIGSVVSPGANIGTIISTDELELEVPVEQRDIEFVQLGKTVTIVDESDFEQNWIGKITRIADFIDPNSQSVSVFINIQKRSKYEALDGLFLKARIPGKSVKNSAEVPRRILKNKDEIFVVQDSVLVTRKVRVHKISENNAIISGLQPGEMMVTDRPSNASENMKVEIIKPKS; encoded by the coding sequence ATGAGAAAACTTGTATCTTTTGCAGTTGTTATACTAACTGTTGTTGCTGTGTATTTTGGCTATCAGGCGCTTTCAAGTCAGAAAGAAGAACCACCTCAAAGACCAAAACCAATCGCGAAAAATTATGTATCTGCTAAACCCTTTCAACCTGAGACGGTAGAAACGGTCATTGAGGCCTTTGGAAGAGTAGGGTCTGCAAAACAGCTCAGCGTGATAGCTGAAGTAGGAGGGAAATTACTTCGAGGAAGCTCAGTACTGAAAAAAGGCTCAAGGTTTAAAAAAGGACAATTGCTTTGTCGGATTGATAACGTTGAAGAAAGCTTAACGCTACAAGCGAGGAAAAGTAGTTTCTTGCATACGCTGGCTTCGATTCTTCCAGATATCCGAATAGACTTTCCTAATAGTTTTAGCGTCTGGCAATCTTATTTTGATGGTATCAAACTGGATGAAAAATTACCGGCGCTTCCAGAGCCTAAGTCCTCTAAAGAAAAGACATTCTTAGCTGCAAAAAATATTCTCAGCGAATATTATGCAATAAAAAGCGAAGAGGAAAACTTGAAGAAGTTTCATATTTATGCCCCGTTCAATGGTAGTATTGTTTCAATCAATTATCAAATAGGTTCTGTAGTTAGCCCCGGAGCAAATATTGGGACTATCATTAGCACAGATGAATTGGAGCTAGAAGTACCCGTTGAGCAGCGAGATATTGAGTTTGTGCAATTGGGTAAAACGGTGACGATTGTTGATGAATCTGATTTCGAGCAAAACTGGATAGGTAAGATTACAAGAATCGCAGATTTTATCGACCCCAACTCTCAAAGTGTGAGTGTCTTTATCAACATCCAGAAGAGATCTAAATATGAGGCATTGGACGGCTTGTTTTTGAAGGCCAGGATTCCTGGAAAGTCAGTGAAAAATTCCGCTGAAGTACCAAGGCGAATCCTTAAGAATAAGGACGAAATTTTTGTAGTTCAGGATAGTGTGCTAGTAACTAGAAAAGTACGTGTGCACAAGATCTCCGAAAACAATGCCATTATTAGTGGATTGCAGCCAGGAGAAATGATGGTAACTGATCGCCCATCGAATGCTTCTGAAAACATGAAAGTAGAAATCATAAAACCTAAATCGTAA